CCACGGCTTCGCCGCGCCCTACCGCTGGCACGTGGCCCGCTGCCGCGAGCCCAAGCGCTTCGCGGCCCTGCCCGTGCGCTCACTGGCCGTGACGGGGCTGGTCACGGCCTCGGGGCATCTCTTCTTCGGTCTGCGCAAGACGTCCCTGGCCATCGAGGGCGGGCTCTGGGAGACGGTGCCCGCTGGCACGCTGCACTTGGGCCGCAAGGAGGAGGACGGCGCGCTCTCCTGGCGCGATCTCTTCCTGGAGGAACTGCGCGAGGAGCTGGGCGTCTCGGCCCCGGCCGCGTCGCTTCGCCCCGTGGCCCTTGTGGAGGACACGGTGACGGGCATCTGGGAGCTGGGCGTGGCCGTGGACCTCCAGGCCGACCACCGCGACGTGCTGGGAGCCTGGGCCATGCTCGAGACCACCGAACATTCGGAACTGGCCGCCGTGCCCCTGGCCGACGTGCCCCGCTTCGTGCGGGAGCGCGGCCCCTCCCTGGTGGGGGCCTGCCCCCATCTGGCGGCCGCCGCCGGGTTCGCCCCGGCTTTGTAGGCCTCTCGCCCGGAAGACCGGGCCGGGCAGGCCCCGACGCGGACCTGCCCGGACGGCCTGATGCGGGCCGCTACTTCATTCCCTTGAACTTGATCTCCACGCGGCGGTTGAGCTTGCGTCCATCCGCCGTGGAGTTGTCGGCGCGGGGCCTGGACTCGCCGAACCCAACCGCCTCGATCCGCCCGCCGTCCACGCCCTTCTTCACGAAGTAGGCTTTCACCGACTGGGCCCTGCGGTTGGACAGGCCCAGGTTGTAGGCATCGGAGCCCACGGAGTCGGTGTGTCCCTCAAGGATCACCAGGGTGTCGGGCTTGGAGCGGATCATGGCCACTCCCTCATCGAGCACGGGCACGAACACGGCCTTGATGTTGTGCCTGTCGAAGTCGAAGTAGATGGACCGGAAGAGCACCACTTCGTCCATCACCTCATCCCAGAGGCCGCACTTGAGGAACGCCAGGCGGGCCGCCTGGTTGCGCAGGAAGTCCTCGCCCTTGACCAGGCAGGAGCAGCGCGACAGGGCGGCGATCTGCCTGTTCACCTCCTCGCCGTATTTGGTGTCGGCGAAGCTCACCACCATGAAGCAGAGACGGTCGCCG
This sequence is a window from Fundidesulfovibrio magnetotacticus. Protein-coding genes within it:
- a CDS encoding OmpA family protein, which translates into the protein MKRIISTHRMLFGVLAVAVMLAVAAPAAQAKLVKKVDNFILFLDHSSSMKFFYKGVTTPDLGGQSKVVLAKSAMVEFNNLVPDLGYQSGVYTFAPFRQYAGMAPYNRAAVEKAIDPISIDYETYGRVTPMGPGLQDLDKVLAGLSGRTAVVLFTDGHENLGVNAVAQAKALQGKYGDRLCFMVVSFADTKYGEEVNRQIAALSRCSCLVKGEDFLRNQAARLAFLKCGLWDEVMDEVVLFRSIYFDFDRHNIKAVFVPVLDEGVAMIRSKPDTLVILEGHTDSVGSDAYNLGLSNRRAQSVKAYFVKKGVDGGRIEAVGFGESRPRADNSTADGRKLNRRVEIKFKGMK